In the bacterium genome, TTTCAAGTTTTTGTTTTTCAAAAGTTTTTATAAAAGATGAAATAAAAATAGATGGTTCTGATGAAGTAGTTTTTGTAATCGGAGAAAATCTTATTTTATCAGGTGAATTTAAAAACGAACTTGTTGGAATTGGAAAAAGTATAAAAGGAAATTTTAAAATAAAGGGTGATTTTATTTTTGCTGCTTTAAATCAGGAAATCGCTCCTGATATTGAAAATGACTTTTACTCTGTCGGAAATAAAATAATCTTTAATGGCAGAACAGGAGGAACTTTCACATGTATAGGTAGAAATATAATTTTAGAAAATACAGAGATTGATGGTAATTTAAGGTTAATGGGAAATAGAATTACTTTAAAAAATGTAAAAATTAAACAAAAAAGTTCTATTTATGGAAAAGAAATAAAAATATCCGGAGTTTTTTCTGATATTAATTTACACTGTGAAAAAATTGAAGTTGAAAAGGGAACAGAAATTTACGGTGACTTAATATATTATTCTGATAATTATCCTCCTAAAGAACTTTTTTCCAATGTAAAAGGTAAAATTATATGGAAACCATCCTATGGTGGAAAAGTAAAACAAAAAACAGAAACTTTTAAAAAAATAAAATTTTTATATTCTTTTTTCTCACTACTTTTCCCTTATTTTTTACTTTTATTTTTCACCCCTAATTTACTTAAATCAACAACTTTAACATCTGGAAAAAGTTTTATAAAATCATTTTTTTTAGGTTTATTTTCAATCATAATTTTCAGTTTTTTTATTTTAATTTTTCTTATTACTATTATAGGGGTTCCGACAGGTCTAATACTAATTACATTTTTTGCTTCGGCACTTTATCTATCAAGAGGTTTTATATTCATTTATCTTGGAAGAACCATTTTATATAAATTAAAAGATAACAGAATTATATGGACTCTATCAATTTTTTTAGGAATTTTAATTTTTAATCTTTTATCCCTGAATTCTACTTTGAAAATAATAAGTAATATAATTTCAGCGCCAGTAGGATTTGGTGCTTTATTAATAGATAGAGTAAAATTATTAAAAAAACTTAAAGAAGAAAAAATAATTTAAGGAGGAGGTAAAAAAATGAAGATAGTGATTGCATATTCTGGAGGACTTGATACTTCTGTCGCTATAAGATATTTAAAGGATAAGTATAATGCTGAAATAATTGCTTACACTTCAAACATCGGACAGAAAATAGAATCATCAGAAATACTTGAAGAAAGAGCAAAAAAAGCAGGTGCAAAAAAATTTTATTATGAGGACTTAAGAGAAAAGTTTATTAATGAGTATATAATACCTGCTCTTAAAGCAGGAGCAATCTATCAGGAGAAATATCCACTTGCAACATCTCTATCAAGACCATTAATAGCAGAAGGAGTTATAAGAATTGCAAAAAAAGAAAAAGCAGATGCAGTATCTCATGGATGTACAGGAAAGGGAAATGACCAGGTAAGATTTGAGTTGACTTTTAAATATCTTGCTCCAGATATAAAAGTTATTGCACCATTAAGGGAATGGGAATTTAAATCAAGAGAAGAAGAAATTGAATATGCAAAAGAAAAAGAAATTCCGGTTTCTACTACAAAGAAAAAACCATATAGTATTGATGAAAACTTATGGGGAATATCTATTGAGTGTGGAGTTCTTGAAGACCCTTATACAGAACCACCCGAAGATGCATATCAGATAACAACTTCTCCTGAAAAAGCACCGGGAAAACCGGAATATATTGAAATTGGATTTGAAAAAGGTGTTTTTGTTTCTCTGAATGGGAAAAAATTAAATCAGATAGAGATAATAGAAAAACTGACAAAAATTGGAGCAAAGCATGGAATAGGAAGAATTGATATGATTGAAGATAGACTGGTAGGTATAAAATCAAGAGAAATATATGAAGCACCAGCAGCAGTAATTTTACATACAGCACATAATGAACTTGAAAAACTTGTATTTTCAAGAGATTTATATGAATTTAAAAAACTT is a window encoding:
- a CDS encoding argininosuccinate synthase, yielding MKIVIAYSGGLDTSVAIRYLKDKYNAEIIAYTSNIGQKIESSEILEERAKKAGAKKFYYEDLREKFINEYIIPALKAGAIYQEKYPLATSLSRPLIAEGVIRIAKKEKADAVSHGCTGKGNDQVRFELTFKYLAPDIKVIAPLREWEFKSREEEIEYAKEKEIPVSTTKKKPYSIDENLWGISIECGVLEDPYTEPPEDAYQITTSPEKAPGKPEYIEIGFEKGVFVSLNGKKLNQIEIIEKLTKIGAKHGIGRIDMIEDRLVGIKSREIYEAPAAVILHTAHNELEKLVFSRDLYEFKKLVSIKYSQIIYFGQWFSELRKCLDKFVEESQKYVTGKVKLKLYKGNCIVVGRSSPYSLYKEELATYTEKDIFDHKASTGFIEIFGLTSKLEGERNKL